One Setaria italica strain Yugu1 chromosome I, Setaria_italica_v2.0, whole genome shotgun sequence DNA window includes the following coding sequences:
- the LOC111257932 gene encoding uncharacterized protein LOC111257932 produces the protein MASSSSSHPSSHFGHPVSDKLTRDNFVLWKAQFLPAVRGAKVLGILDGTISEPRPVIEADVDGKKKQIPNPEHDSWVEKDQQLLSYLVNSVSKEVLAGIATATTSAEAWKALGVMFAAQSRARVTNLRMQLATAKKGSLTTAAYFNKMQNIKDELASAGVTVNDDEVVAHILNGLDFDYHPFVSSMMGRSGDLSLSELYSLLMEYDLRLEMYQGTEQHQSSANVASRGRGNRGRSGSRHSGGRSNRRFPASNNNNQNFSNNQGSNQQSNRKTPCQICKKTNHEAKQCYFRYDEDEQYHGRPSEAYGVDTNWYADSGATNHVTGELEKLTVRDCYSGHDQVYTASGTGQGHEKDPVPR, from the coding sequence atggcgtcctcctcctcgtcgcatCCCTCCTCGCACTTTGGACACCCGGTGTCGGACAAACTTACGCGGGACAATTTCGTCTTGTGGAAAGCACAGTTCCTGCCGGCTGTTCGTGGCGCCAAGGTGCTCGGCATCTTGGACGGAACTATTTCTGAACCGCGACCAGTAATAGAAGCTGATGTCGACGGCAAGAAGAAGCAAATCCCCAACCCAGAGCATGACTCATGGGTGGAAAAAGATCAACAACTACTCAGTTACCTGGTGAACTCGGTCTCCAAGGAGGTCCTCGCTGGGATTGCGACTGCAACGACTTCCGCTGAAGCATGGAAGGCACTAGGAGTCATGTTTGCAGCTCAATCAAGAGCGCGGGTTACAAACCTACGCATGCAATTGGCCACTGCCAAGAAGGGAAGCCTGACGACGGCGGCCTATTTCAACAAGATGCAGAATATCAAGGATGAACTTGCTTCAGCCGGCGTCACCGTCAATGATGACGAGGTTGTTGCTCATATACTCAATGGTTTAGATTTTGATTATCACCCGTTTGTTTCTTCTATGATGGGCCGATCAGGGGATCTTTCTCTTTCTGAGCTCTACTCGCTTCTAATGGAGTATGATCTCCGACTCGAGATGTATCAAGGAACTGAGCAGCATCAATCCTCGGCAAATGTGGCATCTCGAGGTCGTGGAAACCGTGGACGCTCTGGGAGTCGCCATAGTGGCGGCAGATCAAATCGAAGGTTTCCGGCATCGAACAACAATAACCAAAACTTCTCCAACAACCAAGGCAGCAACCAGCAAAGCAACAGGAAGACGCCGTGTCAAATCTGCAAGAAAACAAACCATGAAGCCAAGCAGTGCTACTTTCGCTATGACGAAGATGAGCAATACCATGGGCGACCCTCCGAAGCCTATGGTGTGGACACAAATTGGTATGCTGACAGTGGGGCTACAAATCATGTGACTGGTGAATTGGAGAAGCTCACAGTTCGAGATTGTTACAGTGGGCATGATCAAGTCTACACTGCCAGTGGCACAG